acatttaagcGCATTTTTCGATTCCCGAAAGTGATATcgactgtaccaaatctacaatcgatcaCAGCATGCGCGGTGCTCAagaatggccgacccaaaattacgttttgttgttgttttgggtccGCGGACGAGTAGTCCAAGACTAGAAAGTCAACCGGGTAATAGAACTCATCAATCTTCACAATCACGTTTTGAACCATCCCTCGGggtagcttatgagacaaatcagcCAAAACAACTGTTGTCTCCACTCTTGCtaatggaccaaaatcgtattggtcatataagccccccggtaaaatgcttaCCCCGGCTCCAAGATCGAGTAACGCCtttgccatttgaaaattaccaacttgtatatTTATCAATGGTGTACCCGGATCTTTGAGCTTAGGGGAAGCTCCCCGTTCAAaaccgcactcacttgcccggtcAAGTCTACCCGCTTAGGCATTTTCTTCTTTTGTTGCCTTTTTGGCGTACATAATTCCTTAAGGAATTTGGCATAAGCGGGTACTTGTTTCATTGCATCAAGTAATGGAAGATTTATTTTgacttgtttaaacatgtcccatAATTCTTCTTTTTGGGGACCTCTTGATGCAATAAAATTCTTTCTACCCGGGTCAAGCAAGGCCGATGGAAACGGGACTTGGCTTcgttcaccctcaactttttcacttTTCTCGTTTTCACCCAACCCCGGTTTGTTAACATTTGATTCTTTAGGTTTAACCGGTGAAACTTCGTCATCACTTTCATTACCCGTGATATCCTCAACGACCCCCTCGACCACACCCGGTGACTTGGCCTTAAATTCTTtgccacttctcaaaacactaacatgactaatattaacattaccttgtgacgaaccatgtgaaggatTTACCTTAGTATCACTAGGAAGTTGACCCTTTCTTTTCTTCAATTCCGACACATCGGTTgccaattgacccatttgggttgttagtgattgaaTGCTCTTATCACGAACTTCATCCTTTTGCATCCGGACTTCATCTAGTTGATTCCGCTTTTGCATATCTTGTTGCATAGCCCGAAGCATATCCATGACTTCATTCCCGCTTGATGAGCTTTGGCCCAAACCACCTTGACCCGTTTGTTGGAATTGCCCTTGATAACCATAATTGTTTCCACCCTGATAATTGCCTTGATTGTATTATTGACGAGGTGCAAAGTTAGCTTGAGCTCCTTGAAAATTTGGGTTAGCTTGGTTCGCCGCATTCCCATAGCGAAAATTCGGATGATTTCGTAACCCGGGGTGGTATGTGTTGGAGTTCATATTgaaatttctaccaccccctccttgaatTGCATTAACCTCTTCTACTTGCTCATCAACTACTCCCACTACACAAACTTCCACTGTATGGCCTATTTCAATGCAATTAGTGCACACGTCGTACACTTGGCTTGTGGTTTGAACATTGCCACTCTTTACTCCATGCACTTGGGGCCTTTGTGTCACATGCCTTGCCCGCCTTGACGATTGAGCTTTTCTCTTTAAATTCACCGCCATTTGTTCTAAAAATGCCCAATCAACATGTTCATAATTGGTACCGAATGTACCATTAGTGATTGACATTAGATCCCGTGCATCCTCCGAACTCAACCATTCATGAAACGCATTCAACAATTCCCAAAGTTGGATCCCGTGATGAGGACAATTCTATAACATCATATTGAGCCTTTCAAAGGCTTCGTGAAACAttttccctggttgttgttgaaagcttctcAAACCTCTTCTAGCATCGTTGGTTTTTTGAGAAGTATAATATTCATCTAAGAATATTTGCTGCATGTCGGCCCATGTAAAAATGGACGCGGAGGGCAATGTGTGAAACCATCTCTTTGCTTTATCTTCTAGGGAAAACTGGAAAAGAACCAACTTAACATCATCCGCAGAAAACCCTTGACCTCCAATAATGTTGCAAATAGAGTCGTATGTCTCCAAATGAAAGTAAGGTTCTTCCGTTGCTAACCCCTTGAACTTTGGTAAACTTTGGAGAGCGGTTGTTCTAACTTCAAAAGTTCTTCCATCCGCACGATGAGGGATCACTACCGGCGAAGGATTGTTAGTAATAATGGGCCGGAAGTGAGCTTCAATTCCCCGTACTACTTCCCGTTGATGTCTTTGAGGGGCACCCAATGGTGCCCTTGGTTGACCCATTTGCCCTTGCATAGGCCCTTGAGGAGCAAACTGTGGTTGATATTGATGTTGATGCATTGGTTGTTGTTGTGGAATCGGCCCTTGAAATTGAGGTTGCATATTTTGAGGCCGCACTTGTTGTAGCGGTCTAGGGCATTGCAATTGTGGCCCTTGCGGTCTAATGTGTTGCACTCCAACCGGTAGTCTACCCATATTTTGAAATTGTTGAATgggttgactttgttgacccgcTTCGCCTTGTAACCCCAAATatcctccatcacccccatagtaAAAATTCTCCTATTCATATCCCCTAAATTCCTCTTCATACCCATCATCGTAACCATCCCCTTGAAttcccgaagattgcccaaagggaagagttgaatattgaaaactgtgacatctgtgcttgtgatatcattttgcagactctgaacaatacaatattaataaaacaatgtgttttgatcccaatgtttgtcatttatgtttggttttgtgcccgtgttgatttttgatcgattttgaactctatatcgctttctagaaaagttatacgcgaactgatgcgttaacacgatcagtttaatgcaacgaacactccggaacatcatcataaacttaacataccttaaatgacttttacataacttagaaataagttttaaaggctttggtatggcaaaaacaagtttattcactctcagggactattgcgtcaacttgcaaaagtctgccgtttcgtaagacaACGTAcagtctggaacttgatcataagttaaacataccatatataacctaaacatggcttagaaataagctatGATAGGTTCGGTGTacgaaaacatgcttacatgatcttatagggactaaaagtgtcaaaaacggcgtaagtttgcattttcgcgcatatcttatgttctggacacatctggacatccaaattttttgtacacactaaaatatttttattgtAGTGATCGGCATACAAAAATCCcactcgtcgcttaatttggttcgttttcgcgttcgtttgagtttcgtcgtaaattaacgaacaacgcgaccgtacaaccaaacgagccgacatccgagacttttctgagcatattttgagtcctttaaactttattgaccttgtagagccttgaaaatggcttaacgggggtcaaaagggCCTAAAATGAGCTTATGCCAGTGCAGGGACCAATGCTGTAAATATATGAAAGTTGCTGATCtgcaggtccttacggaccgtatgcccatCACCTTACAGTCCGTAAAGCaggcccagcgaccagaaatgaGTTTtagcaatctgtttgatctttaggggctgttatggttaattctttgtgtggtgggcaagtttgtgtgttcaccaaggctctAATTAGCTTGTAACAAGTGGATGGCCAGATTTctttgcttaatggctaatcaaaacacttgtgatgatcctattaactcaccacaactataaatagccacccaAGTTcactcatttctttgctcattcatcATTTCTCTCCTTCTCATCTGCTTGGAAGCTCTctaagctgaattgggactttgt
The Helianthus annuus cultivar XRQ/B chromosome 6, HanXRQr2.0-SUNRISE, whole genome shotgun sequence genome window above contains:
- the LOC110888746 gene encoding uncharacterized protein LOC110888746, which gives rise to MDMLRAMQQDMQKRNQLDEVRMQKDEVRDKSIQSLTTQMGQLATDVSELKKRKGQLPSDTKAKSPGVVEGVVEDITGNESDDEVSPVKPKESNVNKPGLGENEKSEKVEGERSQVPFPSALLDPGRKNFIASRGPQKEELWDMFKQVKINLPLLDAMKQVPAYAKFLKELCTPKRQQKKKMPKRVDLTGQALLDLGAGVSILPGGLYDQYDFGPLARVETTVVLADLSHKLPRGMVQNVIVKIDEFYYPVDFLVLDYSSADPKQQQNVILGRPFLSTAHAVIDCRFGTVDITFGNRKMRLNVFTNNANDVGVDECFMVHAYALRVEEEKQDAMALREGRPPWTHQFEGLPAEIDSGTKPSLEEPPKLELKDLSSHLKYAFLGDNDTLPVIIASNLELVQEQALLKEHLVKAPILQPPDWSKPFEIMCDASDTTIGSILGQRVDKKPVCSPIFDGEKGHKASFDSMGFIAIRIQFRDPRQKEK